From Thalassococcus sp. S3, one genomic window encodes:
- a CDS encoding component of SufBCD complex yields the protein MDWHQTVIELIDMRSFSNLWFWIALAVVWSSASHWVLGVPYDMVTRARRHGGQASLDLQDIVRVNVNRMLYIADMSGLWLLGLACFVLTGLVLLGFVYGVEFAQAVFLLGFPISIVAMMSLRTARAIRAEELAGDGLCHRLTRHRFYVQGVGVVSIFITSLWGMYQNLSLGVLGG from the coding sequence GTGGACTGGCATCAAACGGTAATCGAACTGATCGACATGCGGTCGTTCTCGAACCTTTGGTTCTGGATCGCGCTTGCCGTGGTGTGGTCCTCTGCCAGTCACTGGGTGCTCGGCGTGCCCTATGACATGGTCACCCGGGCCCGGCGGCATGGCGGCCAAGCCTCTCTCGATTTACAGGATATCGTCCGGGTCAACGTCAATCGGATGCTCTACATCGCGGACATGTCAGGTCTATGGCTGCTGGGGCTGGCCTGTTTCGTCCTGACCGGTCTGGTCCTGCTTGGTTTTGTCTATGGGGTGGAATTCGCCCAAGCGGTTTTCCTTCTTGGCTTTCCCATCTCGATTGTTGCGATGATGAGCCTGCGCACCGCGCGGGCCATTCGCGCCGAAGAGCTGGCCGGGGACGGTCTTTGTCACCGCCTGACCCGCCACCGGTTCTATGTGCAGGGCGTGGGCGTTGTGTCGATTTTCATCACGTCGCTTTGGGGCATGTACCAAAACCTCTCTCTTGGTGTCCTGGGCGGTTGA
- a CDS encoding penicillin acylase family protein has protein sequence MASVFRWLLRIAAGLIVLCVLAVLLVYYLASGSLPDYDKRVSVSGLSAPVEIVRDNANVPHIFGDDDADVFFGLGYAHAQDRLWQMTILRRTVQGRLSEVFGQRTVSIDTLLRRLDLYRLAVASVAAQDARTLSALEAYAAGVNARLEEINRDALGRGAPEMFLFNAPVAPWQPADSLAIVKLMGLQLSGHIDNEVMRARTALMLDDNDRLRDIMPDAPGTGIAALPQFAEIAPGLPRYAANTAPASDPLSPVHPMPFAGASNAFAAAPSRSAAGGTLLANDPHLGFSAPTIWYLARMELESGGVIGGTIPGIPTIMSGRSATLGWGLTTAYVDDQDLYIERLNPDNPEEYLTPDGYKPFETRPSIIEIKDAPPITLTLRWTENGPVLPGRQFNLDTITPPGHVMSLAWTVLSDQDTTMGAAIGLMGAKTVREAIGLAEDYLAPAQNLTLVDRSTIAMKTIGTVPRRLADHQSQGRLPSQGWQAANRWQGRMPYASNPEFVAPAGGILGNTNNKTVQRPFPNHVSFLWGDSQRVFRWERLMQAREVHTRDSFIETQLDPVSFTARSLLPLIGADLWFTGQASAAGTTEGQRQKALALLSEWNGEMNEHLPEPLIYAAWLRALQDRLIRDDLGPLADEFTHVDPVFIERVFRDIDGAAIWCDVRQSAPQETCTDMARLALDDALVWIGARYGTALESLRWGDAHQATHDHQTLGEVPVLRYFVNIRQSTSGGDNTLNRGLTSGRDPNPFENVHGAGYRGVYDFADPDSSVFITSTGQSGHFLSRHYDDLAQLWRRGEYIPMSLDADLARAAAVGITELVPRD, from the coding sequence ATGGCATCCGTTTTTCGCTGGCTTCTGCGGATCGCGGCAGGGCTGATCGTGCTGTGTGTTCTGGCGGTTTTGCTGGTCTATTACCTCGCCTCGGGCTCCCTGCCCGACTATGACAAGCGCGTGTCGGTCAGCGGTCTTTCCGCCCCGGTCGAGATCGTGCGCGACAACGCCAACGTGCCCCATATTTTCGGGGACGATGATGCGGACGTCTTCTTTGGCCTTGGATACGCCCATGCACAGGACCGGCTTTGGCAGATGACCATCCTGCGCCGAACCGTGCAGGGCCGCCTGTCGGAGGTCTTTGGCCAGCGCACCGTTTCCATCGACACCCTGCTGCGGCGGCTGGATCTCTACCGCCTGGCCGTGGCATCCGTGGCCGCCCAGGACGCGCGCACCCTGTCGGCGCTCGAAGCCTATGCGGCAGGGGTGAATGCCAGACTGGAAGAGATTAACCGCGACGCCCTGGGGCGCGGCGCGCCCGAGATGTTTCTTTTCAATGCGCCCGTCGCGCCCTGGCAACCGGCCGACAGCCTGGCCATCGTCAAGCTGATGGGGCTGCAGCTGTCGGGCCATATCGACAACGAGGTGATGCGCGCCCGCACTGCATTGATGCTCGACGACAATGACCGGCTGCGCGATATCATGCCGGACGCCCCGGGAACCGGCATCGCCGCCCTGCCCCAGTTTGCCGAGATTGCGCCGGGTTTGCCCCGGTATGCGGCGAATACCGCGCCGGCATCCGATCCGCTCTCTCCGGTTCATCCGATGCCGTTCGCCGGAGCCTCCAACGCCTTTGCCGCAGCCCCGTCCCGTTCGGCCGCGGGCGGCACTTTGCTTGCAAATGACCCGCATCTGGGCTTCAGCGCGCCGACGATCTGGTATCTGGCGCGCATGGAGCTTGAAAGCGGGGGCGTGATCGGAGGGACGATCCCGGGCATTCCCACCATCATGTCGGGGCGCAGCGCGACGCTAGGCTGGGGGCTCACAACGGCCTATGTCGACGATCAGGACCTCTATATCGAGCGGCTGAACCCCGACAATCCCGAAGAATACCTCACCCCCGATGGCTACAAGCCTTTCGAGACACGGCCGTCGATTATCGAGATCAAGGACGCACCGCCCATCACCCTGACCCTGCGGTGGACCGAAAACGGCCCGGTTCTGCCGGGACGGCAATTCAACCTCGATACCATCACGCCGCCCGGACACGTGATGTCGCTGGCTTGGACCGTGCTGAGTGACCAGGACACCACCATGGGGGCCGCCATCGGCCTTATGGGCGCCAAGACCGTGCGCGAGGCCATCGGCCTCGCCGAAGACTACCTTGCGCCCGCCCAGAACCTGACCCTTGTCGATCGAAGCACGATTGCGATGAAGACGATCGGCACTGTCCCGCGCCGCCTCGCCGATCACCAAAGTCAGGGTCGTCTGCCCAGCCAGGGCTGGCAAGCTGCGAACCGCTGGCAGGGGCGCATGCCCTATGCGTCGAACCCGGAATTCGTCGCTCCTGCCGGGGGCATCCTGGGCAACACCAACAACAAGACGGTGCAACGTCCGTTCCCGAACCACGTCTCGTTCCTCTGGGGCGACAGCCAACGGGTCTTTCGCTGGGAGCGATTGATGCAGGCGCGTGAGGTTCATACGCGCGACAGTTTCATCGAAACCCAACTCGACCCCGTCAGTTTCACCGCCCGCTCTCTCCTGCCGCTGATCGGGGCGGATCTTTGGTTCACCGGGCAAGCCTCCGCTGCGGGCACGACGGAAGGGCAGCGTCAGAAAGCTTTGGCGCTCTTGTCCGAATGGAACGGCGAGATGAATGAACACCTGCCCGAGCCGCTGATTTACGCCGCCTGGCTGCGCGCCCTGCAGGATCGGCTGATCCGGGATGACCTGGGACCGCTGGCCGATGAGTTCACGCACGTGGATCCCGTTTTTATCGAGCGTGTGTTCCGCGACATCGACGGCGCCGCGATCTGGTGCGATGTCCGTCAAAGCGCGCCGCAGGAAACCTGCACCGACATGGCGCGGCTCGCTCTCGACGACGCGCTTGTCTGGATCGGAGCGCGCTACGGCACGGCACTGGAATCGCTGCGCTGGGGCGACGCGCATCAGGCGACGCACGACCACCAGACGCTGGGCGAGGTTCCGGTGCTGCGGTATTTCGTGAATATCCGCCAGTCCACCAGCGGCGGGGACAACACATTGAACCGGGGCCTGACATCGGGGCGGGATCCGAACCCGTTCGAAAATGTGCACGGCGCGGGCTATCGCGGGGTCTATGATTTCGCCGATCCCGATAGTTCGGTCTTTATCACCTCCACCGGGCAATCAGGCCATTTCCTGTCGCGCCACTACGATGATCTTGCCCAGCTTTGGCGCCGGGGGGAGTATATCCCGATGTCGCTGGATGCCGACCTGGCACGCGCCGCCGCGGTTGGGATCACCGAGCTTGTGCCCCGCGACTAA
- a CDS encoding tetratricopeptide repeat protein has protein sequence MDDYYDLGSYSWPVSTASPEAQTWFDRGLNWTYGFNHQEAIACFTRALKHDPNCAMAYWGIAYAAGPNYNMPWWRYDDRSRAKALAQAYDAAQDALKHVADCNPVERALIDALAFRYPQREPTEGMDAWDHAFADAMRAAFRAHPDHLDLRAIYAEALLTLTPWKMWDLATGQPAEGAATLEAQKVLEDALDTAPGAMAHPGLLHLYVHLMEMSPTPEKALKAGDVLRTLVPDAGHLVHMPTHIDVLCGDYQNVVHWNQRAVEADLKFYHREGAFNHYTGYRQHNYHFIIYGAMFLGQIDAALEALRGLKETTPEDMLRIPSPPMADYFESFMAMEPHILIRFGRWEEAIALELPEDQDLYRTLTANVHYARAVGYAATGRVAEAEAEERLFLIAKERVPETRLMHNNKVRDLLDIATEMLRGEILYRQGAYDQAFTHLRRSVMLDDTLPYDEPWGWMQPARHALGALLFEQGHVAEAESVYRADLGLGGQLSRAAVHPDNVWSLRGLHDCLKARGDRVEIVHVQARLDQALARADRAVAASCFCAQAAMRAAE, from the coding sequence ATGGACGATTATTATGATCTGGGAAGCTATTCCTGGCCGGTGAGCACCGCATCACCGGAGGCGCAGACCTGGTTCGACCGGGGGCTCAACTGGACCTACGGCTTCAATCATCAGGAGGCCATCGCCTGTTTCACCCGCGCGCTGAAGCACGACCCGAACTGCGCCATGGCATATTGGGGCATCGCCTATGCGGCGGGACCGAATTACAATATGCCATGGTGGAGATACGACGACCGCAGCCGCGCGAAGGCCTTGGCGCAGGCCTATGACGCGGCACAGGACGCCTTGAAGCATGTGGCAGACTGCAATCCGGTCGAGCGGGCGTTGATCGACGCGCTTGCCTTCCGCTATCCACAGCGTGAGCCGACCGAGGGCATGGACGCCTGGGACCACGCCTTTGCCGACGCGATGCGCGCGGCGTTCAGGGCGCATCCCGACCACCTGGACCTTAGGGCGATCTATGCCGAGGCGCTGCTGACCCTCACGCCGTGGAAGATGTGGGACCTGGCCACCGGCCAACCCGCCGAAGGGGCCGCGACGCTGGAGGCACAGAAGGTGCTGGAAGACGCGCTGGACACCGCGCCCGGCGCGATGGCGCATCCGGGTCTTCTGCACCTCTACGTTCACCTCATGGAGATGTCGCCCACCCCCGAAAAGGCCCTGAAAGCCGGGGACGTGTTGCGCACGCTTGTCCCGGATGCGGGCCATCTGGTGCATATGCCGACCCATATCGACGTGCTCTGCGGTGATTATCAGAACGTGGTGCACTGGAACCAAAGGGCGGTGGAGGCGGATCTGAAATTCTACCACCGCGAGGGGGCGTTCAACCATTACACCGGCTACCGCCAGCACAATTACCACTTCATCATCTACGGCGCGATGTTCTTGGGTCAGATCGACGCTGCGCTTGAGGCCTTGCGCGGCCTGAAGGAGACGACACCCGAGGATATGCTCCGGATCCCCTCACCCCCCATGGCGGATTACTTCGAAAGCTTCATGGCGATGGAGCCGCATATCCTGATCCGCTTCGGCCGCTGGGAGGAGGCCATAGCGCTGGAGCTGCCCGAAGATCAGGACCTCTACCGCACGCTGACCGCGAATGTGCATTACGCCCGGGCCGTGGGCTACGCCGCCACGGGCCGCGTGGCTGAGGCCGAAGCGGAGGAGCGGCTGTTTCTGATCGCCAAGGAACGCGTGCCTGAAACGCGACTCATGCACAATAACAAGGTCCGTGATCTGCTTGATATCGCAACAGAAATGCTGCGGGGGGAGATCTTGTACAGGCAGGGCGCATATGATCAGGCTTTCACCCATCTGCGCCGTTCGGTCATGTTGGATGACACGCTGCCCTATGACGAACCTTGGGGCTGGATGCAGCCCGCCCGCCATGCACTGGGTGCGTTGCTCTTCGAACAGGGCCACGTGGCGGAGGCCGAGTCAGTCTATCGCGCCGATCTAGGGCTGGGCGGGCAGTTGAGCCGCGCCGCCGTGCATCCCGACAATGTATGGAGCCTGCGCGGCCTTCATGATTGCCTGAAGGCGCGCGGAGATCGAGTTGAAATCGTTCACGTACAGGCCCGTCTCGATCAGGCCCTGGCCCGCGCCGACCGGGCGGTGGCTGCGTCGTGCTTCTGCGCCCAAGCGGCAATGCGCGCGGCGGAATAG
- a CDS encoding NAD(P)-dependent oxidoreductase, producing MAKVAFLGLGVMGYPMAGHLQKAGHEVTVYNRTTAKAENWVEDHGGAMARTPCAAAEGAEFVMSCVGNDDDLRSVCLGEDGAFAGMPGGSVFVDHTTVSAKVTWELYAKADDRQISLVDAPISGGQAGAENGVLSVMCGGDQGAFDRAAPIIDAYARICRRIGESGAGQMTKMCNQIAIAGLVQGLSEALHFAEKAGLDGRAVVEVISQGAAGSWQMSNRYETMLDDHFDHGFAVDWMRKDLGICLSTADEVAASLPVTALVDQFYKDVQAMGGGRWDTSSLFKRLKSISAD from the coding sequence ATGGCGAAGGTCGCATTTCTGGGATTGGGCGTGATGGGATATCCGATGGCAGGCCACCTGCAAAAGGCCGGTCATGAGGTCACCGTCTACAACCGGACCACGGCCAAGGCCGAAAACTGGGTGGAGGATCACGGAGGCGCCATGGCCCGCACCCCGTGCGCAGCCGCCGAGGGCGCGGAATTCGTGATGTCCTGTGTGGGCAACGACGATGATCTGCGCAGTGTCTGCCTGGGAGAGGACGGGGCCTTTGCCGGTATGCCGGGCGGATCTGTCTTTGTCGATCACACCACCGTCTCCGCCAAGGTCACGTGGGAGCTTTACGCAAAGGCCGATGATCGCCAGATCAGCCTGGTGGACGCGCCGATCTCTGGGGGTCAGGCGGGGGCTGAAAATGGCGTTCTCTCGGTGATGTGCGGCGGTGATCAGGGGGCGTTCGACCGTGCCGCGCCGATCATCGACGCCTATGCACGGATCTGCCGCCGGATCGGCGAAAGCGGGGCGGGGCAGATGACCAAGATGTGCAACCAGATTGCCATTGCGGGTCTTGTGCAAGGGCTCTCCGAAGCCTTGCACTTTGCCGAAAAGGCCGGGCTTGACGGGCGCGCCGTTGTCGAGGTGATCAGCCAGGGCGCGGCTGGCAGCTGGCAGATGTCGAACCGGTACGAGACGATGCTGGATGATCATTTCGATCATGGCTTTGCCGTCGACTGGATGCGCAAGGATCTGGGCATTTGCCTGAGCACCGCCGATGAGGTCGCGGCCAGCCTTCCGGTGACGGCCCTGGTCGATCAATTCTATAAGGATGTGCAGGCCATGGGCGGAGGGCGTTGGGATACGTCCAGTCTTTTCAAGCGGTTAAAGAGTATTTCCGCAGACTGA
- the hemB gene encoding porphobilinogen synthase — MKPTIAPFPLARPRRSRRTEAIRSLVRENALSVNDLIWPVFVRDGEGIEEPVPSMPGVIRRSVDKIVEAAREAADLGIPVICLFPYTDPSLKTEDCAEAWSPDNLSNRATGAIKQAVPEIAVMTDVALDPYNINGHDGYVVDGEIVNDPSVEALVKMAVAQAEAGADIIGPSDMMDSRIGAMRQALEAAGHQHTLLLSYAAKYASAFYGPFRDAVGASGALKGDKKTYQIDPANSNEALRMIERDLNEGADMVMVKPGMPYLDICRRVKDTFGVPTYAYQVSGEYAMIQAAAQNGWIDGDKVMVESLMAFKRAGCDGILTYFAPAVAKAING; from the coding sequence ATGAAACCGACGATTGCCCCCTTTCCCCTCGCCCGGCCCCGTCGTTCGCGCCGAACAGAGGCGATCCGGTCGCTTGTGCGGGAGAACGCGTTGAGCGTGAATGACCTGATCTGGCCCGTCTTCGTACGCGATGGCGAAGGGATAGAAGAGCCGGTGCCCTCGATGCCGGGTGTGATCCGCCGGTCTGTGGACAAGATCGTCGAGGCCGCCCGCGAAGCTGCGGATCTGGGGATCCCGGTCATTTGTCTGTTCCCCTACACGGACCCGTCGCTAAAGACCGAAGATTGTGCAGAGGCCTGGAGCCCGGACAATCTGTCGAACAGGGCCACGGGCGCGATCAAGCAGGCGGTGCCCGAGATCGCGGTCATGACGGATGTCGCGCTCGACCCTTACAACATCAACGGTCATGACGGCTATGTCGTGGACGGAGAGATCGTCAACGATCCATCCGTCGAGGCGCTGGTCAAAATGGCGGTTGCACAGGCCGAGGCCGGCGCGGACATCATCGGCCCGTCGGACATGATGGACAGCCGGATCGGCGCGATGCGGCAGGCGCTTGAGGCGGCGGGCCACCAGCACACGTTGTTGCTGTCCTACGCCGCGAAATATGCCAGCGCGTTCTACGGGCCTTTTCGCGACGCGGTGGGCGCATCCGGTGCGCTGAAAGGGGACAAAAAGACCTATCAGATCGATCCGGCCAATTCCAACGAGGCGTTGAGGATGATCGAAAGGGATCTGAACGAAGGTGCTGATATGGTGATGGTCAAACCCGGCATGCCCTATCTCGACATCTGCCGGAGGGTGAAAGACACGTTCGGCGTCCCGACCTATGCCTATCAGGTGTCCGGAGAATACGCGATGATCCAGGCTGCGGCACAAAATGGATGGATCGACGGAGACAAGGTGATGGTCGAAAGCCTCATGGCATTCAAGCGTGCGGGCTGCGATGGGATCTTAACCTATTTTGCACCTGCAGTTGCGAAAGCTATCAATGGTTAA
- the mfd gene encoding transcription-repair coupling factor, which translates to MTSSAHITVGGAPEGFDARLILQEIDKSGAPVLHIARDDKRLAAMQAALAFFAPDMPVLTFPGWDCLPYDRVSPNPDISAARMATLAALCHGMPSRFVLLTTLNAATQRVPARALLREAAFTARVGGRVDEGALRGFLVRMGFTQSPTVMEPGDYAIRGGIIDVYPPGEGGPVRLDLFGDVLDGARRFDPATQRTTEKLEVVELAPVSEVILDDAAITRFRQNYRIEFGAAGTDDPLYEAVSAGRKHQGVEHWLPFFHEKLETLFDYLPDAAVTLDDQVTPARIARWESVADQYETRRLALQSKGRIDTVYKPAPPDLLYLDEAAWDGATDGRRVLGFSALQQATGPGVIDAGGRIGRNFAPERQQENISLFGALATHVKARLDQGPVVIASYSEGARERLTGLIEDEGLAEVIPVPNATRIGKNGLHLAVWALEHGFEAPGLTVISEQDVLGDRLIRAPKKRRKAENFLTETQSLTPGDLVVHVDHGIGRYHGLEVVTAAGAAHECLLLEYAEKSRLYLPVENIELLSKYGHDEGLLDRLGGGAWQAKKAKLKERIREMADRLIRVAAERALRKAPILDPPPGSWDAFSARFPYQETDDQLRAIGDVIDDLTSGQLMDRLVCGDVGFGKTEVAMRAAFVAAMSGVQVAVIAPTTLLARQHAASFKERFRGFPLEVRQLSRFVSAKDAQATRDGIARGTVDIVIGTHALLAKGIRFQNLGLLVIDEEQHFGVAHKERLKQLRSDIHVLTLTATPIPRTLQLSLSGVRDLSIIGTPPVDRLAIRTYVSEFDAVTLREALLREHYRGGQSFYVVPRISDLPEIEEFLREQLPELSYVVAHGQMAAGELDDRMNAFYDGKYDVLLATTIVESGLDIPTANTMIVHRADMFGLAQLYQIRGRVGRSKTRAYAYLTTKPRTKLTPQAEKRLRVLGSLDTLGAGFTLASQDLDIRGAGNLLGEEQSGQMRDVGYELYQSMLEEAIAKIRSGEMEGLSEADDQWAPQINLGVPVLIPEDYVPDLDVRLGLYRRLSSLSTKVELEGFAAELIDRFGKLPREVNTLMLIVRIKAMCKKAGIAKLDGGPKGATIQFHNDKFASPQGLVEFIQGQNGLAKVKDNKIVVRRDWRQDADKIKGSFAIARDLAEKVVAERKKKKAKTA; encoded by the coding sequence ATGACATCCTCCGCCCATATCACTGTCGGCGGCGCGCCCGAAGGCTTCGACGCGCGCCTGATCCTGCAGGAGATCGACAAATCCGGCGCGCCGGTTCTTCACATCGCGCGCGATGACAAACGCCTTGCGGCTATGCAGGCAGCCCTTGCCTTCTTTGCGCCTGACATGCCGGTGCTGACCTTTCCGGGCTGGGATTGCCTGCCTTACGACCGTGTCTCGCCCAACCCTGATATTTCGGCGGCGCGGATGGCAACACTGGCCGCGCTCTGCCACGGGATGCCATCGCGTTTCGTCCTGCTGACGACGCTCAATGCGGCAACCCAAAGGGTGCCCGCACGGGCGCTGTTGCGCGAGGCGGCGTTTACGGCGCGGGTCGGTGGCCGCGTGGACGAAGGCGCGTTGCGCGGCTTTCTGGTGCGCATGGGCTTTACCCAAAGCCCCACGGTCATGGAGCCCGGCGATTATGCCATCCGGGGCGGCATCATCGACGTCTATCCGCCGGGTGAGGGCGGTCCGGTTCGGCTGGATCTCTTCGGCGACGTCTTGGACGGGGCGCGCCGCTTCGATCCCGCGACCCAGCGCACGACCGAGAAGCTGGAAGTCGTGGAACTGGCCCCCGTCTCCGAGGTGATCCTCGACGACGCGGCCATCACGCGGTTCCGCCAGAACTACCGGATCGAATTCGGAGCCGCCGGCACCGACGATCCGCTTTACGAGGCTGTGAGCGCAGGCCGCAAGCATCAGGGCGTCGAGCATTGGCTGCCCTTCTTTCATGAGAAGCTGGAAACGCTTTTCGACTACCTTCCCGATGCCGCGGTGACGCTGGACGATCAGGTCACACCCGCCCGCATCGCGCGGTGGGAGAGCGTCGCCGACCAATACGAGACACGGCGTCTGGCCTTGCAGTCCAAGGGCCGGATCGACACGGTCTACAAGCCCGCGCCACCCGATCTGCTCTATCTCGATGAGGCCGCGTGGGACGGCGCGACAGACGGCCGTCGCGTTCTGGGCTTTTCCGCGCTTCAGCAGGCCACGGGACCGGGTGTCATTGACGCAGGCGGGCGGATCGGACGTAACTTCGCGCCAGAGCGACAGCAGGAAAACATCAGCCTTTTCGGGGCATTGGCGACCCATGTTAAGGCTCGGCTGGATCAGGGCCCGGTCGTCATCGCCAGCTATTCCGAAGGCGCAAGAGAGCGTCTGACAGGCCTCATCGAGGATGAGGGACTGGCCGAGGTGATCCCAGTTCCAAATGCCACACGCATTGGCAAGAACGGGCTGCATTTGGCGGTCTGGGCGCTGGAGCATGGGTTTGAGGCGCCGGGCCTCACGGTGATCAGCGAACAGGACGTGCTGGGCGACCGCCTGATCCGCGCGCCCAAGAAACGTCGCAAGGCCGAGAATTTCCTGACGGAGACACAATCGCTGACGCCGGGCGATCTGGTGGTTCATGTGGATCACGGCATCGGGCGCTATCACGGGCTGGAAGTGGTCACTGCGGCAGGCGCGGCGCATGAGTGTCTGCTGCTGGAATATGCCGAGAAATCAAGGCTGTACCTGCCGGTTGAGAATATCGAGCTGCTGTCGAAATACGGCCATGACGAAGGGCTGCTGGATCGCCTGGGCGGTGGGGCCTGGCAAGCCAAGAAGGCCAAGCTGAAGGAACGCATTCGCGAGATGGCCGACCGCCTGATCCGCGTCGCGGCGGAGCGCGCCTTGCGCAAGGCGCCGATCCTCGACCCGCCGCCGGGCTCATGGGACGCGTTTTCGGCGCGCTTTCCCTACCAGGAGACCGACGATCAATTGCGCGCCATCGGCGATGTGATCGACGATCTGACCAGCGGTCAGCTGATGGACCGCCTCGTCTGCGGTGACGTGGGCTTTGGCAAGACAGAGGTGGCGATGCGCGCAGCCTTCGTGGCCGCGATGTCCGGCGTTCAGGTCGCCGTGATCGCGCCCACGACGCTGCTGGCACGCCAGCATGCAGCGTCCTTCAAGGAGCGTTTCCGGGGCTTTCCGCTTGAGGTGCGGCAGCTTTCGCGCTTTGTCTCGGCCAAGGACGCGCAGGCCACCCGCGACGGCATCGCCCGGGGCACGGTGGATATCGTGATCGGCACGCATGCGCTTTTGGCCAAGGGTATCCGGTTCCAGAACCTCGGCCTGCTGGTCATTGACGAGGAGCAGCATTTCGGTGTGGCGCATAAGGAGCGGTTGAAGCAGCTCCGTTCGGACATTCACGTGCTCACGCTGACCGCGACGCCGATCCCGCGCACGCTGCAACTCTCGCTTTCGGGTGTGCGGGACCTGTCGATCATCGGCACGCCTCCCGTGGACCGTCTGGCCATCCGCACCTATGTGAGCGAGTTCGACGCGGTCACGCTTCGCGAAGCGCTGCTCCGCGAGCATTACCGGGGCGGGCAGAGTTTCTACGTCGTTCCCCGCATTTCGGACCTGCCGGAGATCGAGGAGTTCCTGCGCGAGCAGTTGCCCGAACTGTCCTATGTCGTGGCCCATGGCCAGATGGCGGCGGGTGAGCTCGACGACCGCATGAACGCTTTCTATGATGGCAAGTATGACGTCCTGCTGGCCACGACAATCGTGGAGAGCGGGCTGGATATCCCGACGGCAAACACAATGATCGTCCACCGCGCAGACATGTTTGGGCTGGCGCAGCTTTACCAGATCCGGGGCCGGGTCGGCAGGTCGAAGACGCGCGCTTATGCGTATCTGACGACGAAGCCGCGCACCAAGCTGACGCCACAGGCCGAGAAACGTCTGCGCGTTCTGGGCTCGCTTGACACGCTGGGTGCGGGTTTCACGCTGGCTTCGCAGGACCTCGACATTCGCGGCGCGGGCAACCTGCTGGGCGAAGAGCAGTCGGGCCAGATGCGTGATGTGGGGTACGAGCTTTACCAGTCGATGCTTGAGGAGGCGATTGCCAAGATTCGGTCGGGCGAGATGGAGGGCTTGTCAGAGGCCGACGACCAATGGGCCCCGCAGATCAATCTGGGCGTGCCGGTCCTGATCCCCGAAGATTACGTGCCCGACCTGGACGTGCGGCTGGGGCTTTACCGGCGGCTGTCGTCGCTCAGCACCAAGGTTGAGCTGGAAGGCTTTGCGGCTGAGCTGATCGACCGGTTCGGGAAATTGCCCAGAGAGGTCAATACCTTGATGCTGATCGTGCGCATCAAGGCGATGTGTAAGAAAGCCGGTATCGCCAAGCTGGACGGCGGGCCGAAAGGGGCCACGATCCAGTTCCACAACGACAAATTCGCCTCGCCGCAGGGATTGGTGGAGTTCATCCAGGGCCAGAACGGGCTGGCCAAGGTGAAGGACAACAAGATCGTTGTGCGGCGCGACTGGCGTCAGGATGCGGACAAGATCAAGGGTTCCTTCGCAATTGCCCGCGATCTGGCGGAGAAGGTCGTGGCGGAGAGGAAAAAGAAGAAGGCCAAGACCGCTTAG
- a CDS encoding YSC84-related protein, whose product MNSFSSPRLSRRAFTLTALAGVTVTAACGNGVGSTGGQTIDARVDATLSEMYRRYPNTVSLSEKANGLLVMPLVTEGGFVFGGAYGRGALRVGGVTVDYYSTTKASAGLQIGAQQYAHVLFFMTENALMDFRRSSGWAAGADLEYVISDEGQNVNADTTTTLSPVLAAVFGQAGLRIGATLEGTKYTRIIP is encoded by the coding sequence ATGAACAGCTTTTCTTCTCCCCGTCTCTCCCGGCGGGCCTTCACTCTCACTGCGCTTGCGGGGGTGACCGTGACCGCAGCCTGCGGCAACGGGGTTGGCAGCACGGGCGGCCAAACCATCGACGCCCGGGTCGATGCCACGCTGTCCGAAATGTACCGGCGCTATCCCAACACTGTTTCGCTTTCCGAAAAGGCCAACGGTCTTCTGGTGATGCCGCTCGTGACGGAGGGCGGCTTTGTCTTTGGCGGTGCCTATGGACGGGGCGCCTTGCGTGTGGGCGGTGTTACGGTCGACTACTATTCGACCACCAAGGCCAGCGCCGGGTTGCAGATCGGCGCACAGCAATATGCGCATGTGCTCTTCTTCATGACGGAAAATGCCTTGATGGATTTCCGCCGCTCTTCAGGCTGGGCGGCTGGCGCTGACCTGGAATATGTGATCAGCGATGAAGGGCAGAATGTGAATGCCGACACCACGACCACCCTCTCTCCAGTGCTGGCGGCGGTCTTCGGTCAGGCGGGCCTGCGCATCGGCGCAACGTTGGAAGGCACCAAATACACCCGCATTATCCCGTAA